Below is a genomic region from Sphaeramia orbicularis chromosome 6, fSphaOr1.1, whole genome shotgun sequence.
gcattattatttctttatCCATCAGTAGTCATGATGTTATGGCTGAAATATGGAAATGATATATGGTGATTTATGGAAATAACAAACACATTGGTCATTTTACTTGATTTTGTGACACAGAAACGTGTGTTTGGTAATGACGAGAACTTATATGGACAATACTGAAACAATATTAAGCCGAGGTATAATATCgttaaaatggcacttttttatatgtataaatttgaagttgttcattTCAGTGATCAGGCAGAGGAGTGTGTTCAGCTCCACTAACAGGCTCAGGAACTCTTTCATCCCTCTGACATTCAGACTGTTCAACTCATCACTGAgcggcctggggggggggggggggggggtctgggggctctgtctcagtcatgaccacattaggactgatccaatgagactttaaaatatccaagcaccttaAAACCACCGTAGATCTCTTCAATAACTGTTCCACTTAAATCACTGTTGTCACTTTCTGtccactgccctgaaatgtgtacatacaatcagaagtctgtatttacagttttgtacaggaagctctttacaggtagttctttagcaagtgtctgtTACAGTAGATATACTGACCTTAATGTCAACTGGTTATTAACCCATGTTGTGttctggtctgtttgttttttgtcttcttgtgctgtaggTAAAGCTGCCTGAATACTGGAATTTCCCTTGGATCAATAAAATAtctactctatctatctatctatcatctatctatctatctatctatctatctatctatctatctatctatctatatatctatctatctatctatctatctatctatctatctatctgtctgtctatctatctgtctgtctgtctgtctgtctgtctgtctctttaaaGACCTGtccttaattttattttactcttttcattcttaatagagaaaaaaaaaagtatgtatttatcattatttataggttattcagttattattttactggtctgacccccgttagatcattttggactgaatgtggaacctgagctctGGGATCCTGCTGCGTCAAACAACTACAAACCACATGGCTCCAACCCggacttttattgtgaaagaccGGAAGTCCTCCGCCGGCCCCGGAAGTAGCTGTTTCATGTCTCGAGATGCCGCCAAGACGCTCACGAGCCTCCGTCACTGAACTCCAACCACCGGACGTCTGTTCCTCGGTGTAAATGTACCGGGGCCGTCGGTGTGTAAACGGTGTTAACGGAGACTAGAGGCGGTGTTTGTGTTTTAGAGCCCGTCCTGGTCCGCGGACATGGCGGACGCGGATGAAATCGCCCGCCTTGTGTTACCGGCGCTTCGCGGAGCTGCCCCGCAGAGGGAAGCCGGAGCCGGGCAGAGAGTGGACCCTGATGGCCGCGGTGGTCCAGCTGACCCGGGGACAGGACTCCGGCCGAGGTCTGACCCCCACCACCGGACAgcaacaaatacacagaaaaaaactcCATTCACTTTAATATAGAACATGTACTGAAGACTTATTTAactataaagtaaaataataacaacagctgCTCACTGTTTACATACCCTTCAGTCAGTGACACTTTTAATATGTGacagtatttctacttttaatAAGTATTGTTTGACTTTTATAGGAAATGACAAACTGTGGCCATAGTGgaacacaaaaatatagaaaataggACATAAACTTATCAGACATAATATCCTGACTTTGACAAGTGGTtttaatgttgattatctcatcTCATTTATGACAGcagaacattaaataaaaaagagcaaaaaattaAACAGACTGCTAAATAACCaagaaataaatatgacaaataAGAAAGAAtacaatagtcaacaaaatggacaaaagttAATGAAAACATACCAAAATATACcacaaaatgggggggggggaagataaaataagaacataattgtcacaaaatggacaaaaatgaataaaaaaaatattgaaaactgACCAAAACCCACAACACATATTCTAAATAAATTGAAATAGTATGAagtcaactaaataaataaagaattaacTAAATATCCAGTTAAATGAGTGTTATTAAGGTTGATTATTTCATCTTATCTATGACAACATAACattaaagattaaaaataaataaaacctgattAAAATAATCAGCAAATAAAGATAACGAATAAGAAAGAATACaagttaacaaaatgaacaaaaaaaatactgaaaactgtCCAAAATATTCAACACAATTCAAAATAAGAATGTGAttgtcaacaaaatggacaagagtgaataaaataaacaaaatatccaattaaatgagtgatattaatgttgattatttcACCTCATCTATGGCAGCAAGAcgttaaaaatactaaaataaacataaactgactaaaataaccaacaaataaatatcacaaataagaaaaaatctagtagtcaacaaaatggacaaaaattaacaacaaaaaatttatgaaaactgacaaaaatgtataacaaaatgaaaaatatgactgggaataaaatgagcaaaaactgacaaaaataattaaaattattgtaaatgagaatcagttctcagctaacttacctggttaaatataggttaaatacaataaataaagctACAAATAAATATAATGAATAAGAAAGTGTTCAGTTCTCAATAATCAACACAATAACCAAAATAAGTGCTATTATATTTGATTCTCTCATTTTTGGGACCTGTTGGTGGCTATACTAGGCACcaagtgaacatatagacattatattgtcaatattctatttatttttcttaggaaatttcaggttcatgttttttacattttttaaaggatagtttgtaaatgtaaacattttaataatgtaaaatcaaaaaaacaagGCTGGAGTGCTGCGTGGGTATCGTTGGTCTTCTTTCCTTGCTTCTGGTGCTCATGAGTGTTGGGATCCAAATACTAGTtgtttgtaaaaactgaggccctcagagtagggctgaaattaaaaagcctttattaaagcatggccaaacaaataaaaactatagctGACGCGTTGCGGCCTATGggccttcatcagggctgatATATACTCTGAAAGCTACGCAGTACCCAGGCCTGAATGGTGAACTGGACTTCTCCCCTTTTCTCTGACTTAAGTGGGGTCCAGCCTACTTGGCTTACTTGTGCCCTCCCTCGGTttcctgatttaaaaaaaaacccttattGTCTATCTGTTTATTTCTGATGGTTTATTTAATGTGAAGACTTACAGTGCTTGAAATGTCTTATTGTTGTTTGCTTATATACTATGTATTgctctgttttttgtctgtttcagttATTAATTCTTTAATCTTTCTTCATGTGACCTCTCCCTATATACAGGAGGATCCATATGGGCGGCCTTCTTATatcagccctgatgaaggccCATAGGCCGCAACACGTCggctatagtttttatttgtttggccatgcttaataaaggctttttaatttcagcccccactctgagtgcctcagtttttacaaacaactaattttaataatgtaattttacttttaactCTGAAACATGGAGaggttgtagttgtcattatttgtaggttattctgttattattttattagtctgaccaatttatgatcatattggtctgaatgtgaaacctgaactaaaatgagtcagacatttatgatatagagcacaaaaaaaacccaaagtaaGGTCTAAAATGTATAAATGGAACAAGAATATGaataaatgttaatgtaaaaATGCTTTAATGTGATCATGGCATTTccattttgtggattttgttcTACAGTTGAAAAGGAGGTGGTTTCTCTCGGAACTGGAACCAAATGCATCGGGCGATCTGCGATGAGTCCCACCGGTGTGTAGTTTTCACCCAcacacattaaaatgaacagtttGGTCTGAGCAAatattttcttgcactttaatcCTTATGTCCTCCTCAAATTTACTCCCCTCTGGTTACCTTTGTGGCACAAACGCACCAAAAAACTCctataaaatcatcatagatcaatattttttcatttcatacatCAGCCTACAATGAGAAAATGGTTGAAAATGGCGGAATACagtaaaatgtcaaatatcactaggtttcttctaaataaaatgttgacattagagaATGTACGTTTATATAGTGTAACGGCAGTGAGATTAAGAAATGTGGTTTTAATGGAAGTGGAATGGGGCTTTTTGGTCTGAGGGTTGTTaaagaaattatgaaaaaaagcaaaaaaaaataaaataaaaaattgatgttTCAGGAATTTATGGTAGTTTTTTGTACTCATGCATTTTTGGCACAAAGGTAACCAAAGGGTgtaaaatgcatcatgggagtataAAACATGTAAGAGTGAAAGATGCTGGATTTCAAAAGtataactaaaaagaaaaattCTTGCCAATGCAACATgatcatcaaatttaaaaaaaaaaaagagaaaaatgtacaaaaatacacaaggaGGGAATAAGGGTTATTCTGTTGCTGCCAGTGAATTTGTCTGTTgttggatcaataaaatctaatctaatctaatgtaatctaatctattaAGCTAACAGTGGTGGTGTTTGTGCTGTTCTATCTGTACAGGTGATGTACTCAACGACAGCCACGCTGAAGTCATGGCCAGGAGGGGATGTGTCAGGTGAGTATTCTGTTCATGTGTAGATACAACTGGGTTAAACTCCGTCTGCAGTAACTGAGTCCAGGTTTGTCGTTGTCGTCGTCACAGGTACCTGATCCAGGAGCTGCATCGGGTCGTCAGCGGCTCCACCAGCTCAGTGTTCGATCAGATGGATGAGAATGGGAGGTGGAGGCTGAAACCAGGCGTTTCCTTCGTCTTCTTCACCAGTCACACCCCCTGTAAGTCCAGTCTGCTCATAATAATACAAACCCTaatgtttgaacacatggaaaatagttacAAGTTTATTTCAATAATCTCATAAactttcattatgaacatttacagttgtttttcataataaatatgataaaccATTCAAgtccatttatttttttttgctataacccACTGTTTTATGCGTTTAttgcatataataatgataattaatggacagatatttaaagttaagttcttcctgaaaaacaaagatgcaaaaaatttggcaaaaaggaggttttatgacacttttattgcaaaaacaatataaataactcTAGGCCTGTTTTAATGGTCGTCCTTATAGGGTTATCAGGGTGgttttgtaaataaaaataatccaCTGGTGTCGGTGAGGTCCAGTAGAACAGTAAAGGGTCCTGAACGCTGAGTCTGTGTTTGTCTACTTCAGGTGGGGATGCTTCCATCATCCCCATGATGGAGATCCAGACTCAGCCCTGCCCCCCTGTCCCAAACCTGAAGAGGAGGGTCCAGGAGCCTGACAGGGGCCCAAACACCAAACGGCCCCATCTGGAGGTCCAGGACCCTCATCTGGAGGATGGAGGAGCCTCAGTAGATCCACCTCACAGTGAAGATCCTTCACAGAATCCACCTCtaaaaccagaactagaaccaggtgTGGACATCCACAGAACAGGGGCCAAGTGTGTCCCGGGGGGGCCCCGCTGACCCCCTGCACCCCGGGTCTGGGTACCACAGTACAGGGGTTCTGAGGGTTAAGCCTGGCCGAGGAGAGCCCACCATGTCCCTGTCCTGCAGCGATAAACTGGCCCGCTGGGGGGTTCTGGGCTTCCAGGGCGCTCTGCTGGCCCACTACCTCCAGGGGGCACTGTACTTCAGCACCGTGGTGGTGGGGAAGTGTCCGTACAGCCCCGAGGTGATGCACAGAGCGCTGGTCCAAAGGTGAGACCGGGTCAGGGTCAGAGACGTGGACTAGAACTGAACCGATGAGTCCAGAATTACACAGTTTAGGACATGAATGTTTGTGTTTCTGACATATTTTTAATCTAATGTCAGTTATTCTTACAGGTCTATTCAACACCACTGACACTTTTACACCCTCTGATGTAAAATCAACATAGAGTAATatctttgaatgtttttttttctgcataaatctcttaaaccattTCAGCTCTACTCAAAAGTAAaattttttcacatatttaatgTAGATTTTGATCAGGCTAATCACAGTTAAAGCTTATAATGTTGTTTCAGcaccaaaaacatgttttaatatttaacccttagtGACCcctattgttcatttttgtcatttttattcctTGTTTTGCTCATTATTATGTCTATGTTACAGTTTATGACACTAATTTATAtcagaatgtgttttttttttttacatttttttaatctaatgtcaGTTATTCTTACAGGTCTATTCAACACTGCTGACACATTTACAGCCTCTGATGTAAAATCaacatatatcaatattttttatgtttctttttctgCACAAATCTCTTAAACTATTTCAACTCGACTCAAAactaaaattttttccacatatattGGAACTTCCTCTTGTCCTCAGATGCTCCCATGTATCTGGTCTCCCTGTCGGGTTTTCAGTGAGTCCACCGGTgctggtccagtccagtttggagtTCCCCTTTAACCAGGCCCAGACAGAGCTACAACACCAGGCCGGACAGGGACGGATATCCCCGTGTGGAGCAGGTACAGTTGatgatcaatcaaattttatttatatagcgccacatcataaAAATTATCTCAGGACACTTAAACCTTCAgaactggtctaaaccagactctgctTGTGATTTTCCACTGAATGAGCCCGTTTGTATTTAGAGATGACTGTTGCTTATTCCTTTAAATTCATTTGCTGTTATTTTCTAATAAGAAACACAATAATCTCTCAGATTTTGAAACAGAAAACATGAAGCATGACCAGAGAACACACATTTATGGATGTTTTCAGGTCAGCAAAACAGTCTAATCAGTAATGAAGGGTtagggaaaacaaacaaaagaacttGTTTGTTTTCAGAATTAGGAATTCATTTAAAGGTCCAGAAACTCATTGAAAAGACACCTCATCTTATACCTACAAGGAAAATGGTTTGGATTTTACTGAGACTGTTTTGACATGGAAATACTGATAGAAAATAGATGAAAGTTCAATAAAATGATTTGTGGAAAGCCTCTAATCTACCCTTTAAACATGTATAAAGCCTCAGTCACACAAGTAATTAAAAGTAATTGTATGAGACATTATTATGACaatttcactgcttttatttctgaaaaaaaataaaaataaataaaaggattcTGGATTTGAATGGATTCTGGTGATGTTTAGGCTCCATGTCCAGTTTCCTTTCATGATTGTGAGACATGGTGTATTCTGATTTTGGTCTTTAATGAATGAAATGTgtttccaaacaaaacaaaagttgaGTCAAATAAAAAAAGGAGTCCCattcagtttgtaaatgtaaagtaaaTGAACTGAAACAAACCTTCTGATGTGGTAAACGTGTTGATTGTTGCAGCCATCAGCTGGTGTAATGTGACTGAGCAGCCACTAGATGTCACTGCCAACGGCTACAAACATGGAGTcaccaagaaggtcctgggtacAGCCAAGGCCAGGTactgacagcacacacacaccatgAGTTCACTGTGATTCAGAGTCAAATacactttaaaccaggggtcagaggtcacatacagaccaatgggatctcaagtggaccagactagtaaaataaaatagaataaaaatagaacaatagcatattaataatgtcaactccaaacttttctttatgttttacagtaaaaataaaaaagtaaaattacattattaggttattcacattttttgtgaaaggatagtttgtaaatataaatttcatcatgtaactttcttttttttttttttttttttaaatttgtaggtcttattatttatggtttattctgttattatttcactggtctttCTCACTTTAGATCatcttggtctgaatgtggaacctgaactaaaaggattgttaatttcttcagtgtaattttatcatTTGATGCATtcctcccaggggctggattggaccctttggtggggcggtttaggcccgtgggccgtatgtttgacagccgTGTATTAAACTGTAGTcagtagtcatttttccattgaccctcaaattactcCCTCCCtcaaatataacttacgcatgaaaatttaccaaatggaaacgacaatttcgccaaaaatcttgtttttcgattgaaagtttttgcactggcaagaggtggttttgtgggtgtagtgcaaatgcagtatcacgcaaaactgcctttttctgcaactagagtcacgtgaatgaaAATatacagatgttgatggacgttacaacaagcgaagaagaagagttttaaaagaaacatggtgcggtatgtgtggatacaccaggaaacccaatcattttttaatttagtacaggatagaggggtaatatataataataatgaatatatctgtaaatcaacaccatatttacgtttgtcaccatgtttatggaatgacttctcatgtcatctcgccataataaataaataaatcattgcatttatgatttaatggaaaaaacgacattacccacttctgttttttcgacatttagtaattatcggtaaagttttgcacacatGTCCAGCGGAAAAGCGATTATTGatggtttgtgtctgtgtttgtgtttttctgcaggTCTGTTCTGTGTAAACTGGAGCTGTTTCATTCCTTCCTGTCTCTTGTATCTGCCACTACGTCCTCAGCTCTTCCCTCCTCCCTCAGGTACAAACAAAAGCCTCTTTCATGCTCTCGCTGCAGTTTTCTGCAAAACTAGGGATGATCTGCAAACCCCGGGCTGGATTTCATCAGCTTGTCCTGTTTGGTAACTCTGGTCCAATCAGCAGCTGAAGTCAATAGAATTAGTGCCGTATCACATTAATGGCTCTTTATTAAATGTGTAGATCAGGGACGTCAAAATCATtgtacttcaggttccacattcagactaatatgatctcaattagaccagaccagtaaaataataacagaatcacctataaataaagacaactacaaacctttttctgtattttcgagtgaaaaaactaaaattacactgTCATACTTACTCTgtcttcagatgtttccctctaagacaggggtgtcaaacatatggctcgtggaccaaaaccggcctatCAAAGGGTCCTgtcaggcccatgggatgaatttgtgaaatgcaaaaattacactgaaaatattgagtaaggatgtaaaaatcatttttgttcaggttccacattcaaaccaatatgatctaaagtgggtcagaccagtaaatttaTAACAGAAtcacctataattaatgacaactacatttttttctgtgtattttagtgcaaaaagtcaaataacatgaaaatatttacattttacaaacgatcctttcacaaataatacgaataacaaacaaatatgaacaacttcaatTGTCTTAAAAAAAGTGAGTCAGAGATAtcaatatacagtcacggaaaaaattattagaccactccttgttttcttcagtttcatggtcattttaatgcctggtacaactttggacaaatataatgatgacaacaaaattagctcatagtagtttaatttcagagctgatatctatccatttaacatgttttcttgataaaaaccaaaatcacttcagttcttccatcaatatctatggcattgtactgacaaaaacagtgcttttaggcattctctgttttcttttctgt
It encodes:
- the LOC115421453 gene encoding LOW QUALITY PROTEIN: tRNA-specific adenosine deaminase 1-like (The sequence of the model RefSeq protein was modified relative to this genomic sequence to represent the inferred CDS: deleted 2 bases in 2 codons); its protein translation is MADADEIARLCYRRFAELPRRGKPEPGREWTLMAAVVQLTRGQDSGRVEKEVVSLGTGTKCIGRSAMSPTGDVLNDSHAEVMARRGCVRYLIQELHRVVSGSTSSVFDQMDENGRWRLKPGVSFVFFTSHTPCGDASIIPMMEIQTQPCPPVPNLKRRVQEPDRGPNTKRPHLEVQDPHLEDGGASVDPPHSEDPSQNPPLKPELEPGVDIHRTGAKCVPGGPADPLHPGSGYHSTGVLRVKPGRGEPTMSLSCSDKLARWGVLGFQGALLAHYLQGALYFSTVVVGKCPYSPEVMHRALVQRCSHVSGLPVGFSVSPPVLVQSSLEFPFNQAQTELQHQAGQGRISPCGAAISWCNVTEQPLDVTANGYKHGVTKKVLGTAKARSVLCKLELFHSFLSLVSATTSSALPSSLRRPGLSTYWDYKQASQSYQQAWNQLQHQAFPLWPRSDRNLLQFR